A window of the Halobacterium hubeiense genome harbors these coding sequences:
- the hemC gene encoding hydroxymethylbilane synthase, protein MTDAIRLATRGSDLALRQAGEVKTELEDHRHDVELVEVETTGDRVDDALIQDLGKTGAFVRSLDRKVLDGDVDAAVHSMKDVPTDVPDDLVVAAVPRRGNPADALVTPNGTSLENLPAGSVVGTASLRRGAQVQAHRPDLEVEPIRGNVDTRVEKLLAPALQDEHERRTEAEKERMSEDARQQERGDYEASETVEEGVENLDNESDDDSESDRDNRQNAEFDQTVEEWFESLSVLQQSALEREVDTEFDAVVLAQVGLERTGLTHHVHDEELPTNTHVPAPGQGALAITARKDSDVADALRDALDHVRSRVETTTERVILEEVGGGCIAPIGVYALVQGDTVRADVQVFSRDGTDQVGETRELDVENYAAEAREFAADLRDRGATDLIEEAKRE, encoded by the coding sequence ATGACCGACGCGATACGCCTCGCCACCCGCGGGTCGGACCTGGCGCTCCGGCAAGCCGGCGAGGTCAAGACCGAACTCGAGGACCACCGCCACGACGTCGAACTCGTCGAGGTGGAGACGACCGGCGACCGCGTTGACGACGCCCTGATTCAGGACCTCGGGAAGACCGGCGCGTTCGTGCGCTCGCTCGACCGGAAAGTCCTCGACGGCGACGTGGACGCGGCTGTCCACTCGATGAAGGACGTGCCGACCGACGTGCCCGACGACCTCGTGGTGGCGGCGGTGCCGCGGCGCGGGAACCCCGCGGACGCGCTCGTCACGCCGAACGGCACCAGCCTCGAGAACCTCCCGGCGGGCAGCGTCGTGGGGACCGCGAGCCTCCGCCGGGGCGCACAGGTGCAGGCTCACCGCCCCGACCTCGAAGTGGAGCCGATTCGCGGGAACGTCGATACGCGCGTGGAGAAACTGCTCGCGCCCGCGCTCCAGGACGAACACGAGCGCCGCACGGAAGCCGAGAAGGAGCGCATGAGCGAGGACGCCCGCCAGCAGGAGCGCGGCGACTACGAGGCCAGCGAGACCGTCGAGGAGGGCGTCGAGAACCTCGACAACGAGAGCGACGACGACAGCGAGAGCGACCGCGACAACCGACAGAACGCGGAGTTCGACCAGACGGTCGAGGAGTGGTTCGAGTCGCTGTCGGTGCTCCAGCAGTCCGCGCTCGAACGCGAGGTCGACACCGAGTTCGACGCGGTCGTGCTCGCGCAGGTCGGCCTCGAACGCACGGGCCTGACCCACCACGTCCACGACGAGGAACTCCCGACGAACACGCACGTCCCGGCGCCGGGCCAGGGCGCGCTCGCGATTACGGCGCGCAAGGATAGCGATGTCGCGGACGCGCTCCGTGACGCGCTCGACCACGTGCGCTCCCGGGTGGAGACGACGACCGAGCGCGTCATCCTCGAAGAGGTGGGCGGCGGCTGCATCGCGCCCATCGGCGTGTACGCGCTCGTGCAGGGCGACACCGTGCGGGCGGACGTCCAAGTGTTCAGCCGGGACGGCACCGACCAGGTTGGGGAGACGCGCGAACTCGACGTGGAGAACTACGCCGCCGAGGCCCGCGAGTTCGCGGCGGACCTCCGCGACCGCGGCGCGACCGACCTCATCGAGGAGGCCAAGCGGGAATGA